A DNA window from Pseudomonas sp. GD03919 contains the following coding sequences:
- the pdxA gene encoding 4-hydroxythreonine-4-phosphate dehydrogenase PdxA — MTAQPCFALTPGEPAGIGPDLCLLLARQAQPAPLVAIASRELLAERAKQLGLNIELLTVGPQRWPDSPAAAGSLYVWDTPLATPATPGKLTPANAAYVLQTLTRAGQGCLDGTFAGMITAPVHKGVINEAGIAFSGHTEFLAELTHTQQVVMMLATRGLRVALVTTHLPLKDVAAAITAERLERVTRILHADLQSKFGIAKPRILVCGLNPHAGEGGHLGREEIEIIEPTLERLRSEGMNLIGPLPADTLFTPKYLDHADAVLAMYHDQGLPVLKFKGFGAALNVTLGLPIIRTSVDHGTALDLAGTGKVDIGSLQVALETAYQMAASRRE; from the coding sequence ATGACTGCGCAGCCCTGCTTTGCCCTCACCCCTGGCGAGCCCGCTGGTATCGGCCCCGATCTCTGCCTGCTGCTGGCCCGGCAGGCGCAGCCAGCGCCTCTGGTCGCCATCGCCAGTCGCGAGCTACTGGCAGAACGTGCTAAGCAGCTGGGGCTGAATATCGAATTGCTGACCGTCGGCCCGCAGCGATGGCCAGACAGCCCCGCAGCGGCTGGCAGCCTCTACGTCTGGGACACGCCCCTGGCGACGCCTGCCACACCCGGCAAACTGACGCCCGCCAACGCCGCCTATGTGCTGCAGACCCTCACCCGCGCAGGCCAAGGCTGCCTGGACGGAACATTTGCCGGGATGATCACGGCGCCCGTACACAAGGGTGTGATCAACGAAGCGGGTATCGCCTTCTCTGGCCACACCGAGTTTCTCGCCGAACTGACCCACACCCAGCAGGTGGTGATGATGCTGGCGACCCGCGGCCTGCGCGTGGCGCTGGTCACCACTCACCTGCCACTGAAGGATGTCGCAGCAGCCATCACCGCCGAACGTCTGGAGCGTGTGACCCGCATCCTGCATGCCGATCTGCAAAGCAAGTTCGGCATCGCCAAGCCGCGCATCCTGGTGTGCGGGCTCAATCCGCATGCAGGCGAAGGCGGGCATCTGGGACGTGAGGAAATCGAGATCATCGAACCGACGCTGGAGCGTCTGCGCAGCGAAGGCATGAACCTGATCGGCCCGCTGCCGGCCGACACCCTGTTCACCCCCAAGTATCTCGACCATGCCGATGCCGTACTGGCCATGTACCACGACCAGGGCCTGCCCGTGCTCAAGTTCAAGGGCTTCGGTGCGGCGCTCAATGTCACGCTGGGCCTACCGATCATCCGCACCTCGGTGGATCATGGTACTGCCCTGGATCTGGCCGGTACCGGCAAGGTGGACATCGGCAGCCTGCAGGTGGCACTGGAAACCGCCTACCAGATGGCCGCCAGCCGCCGGGAATGA
- the rsmA gene encoding 16S rRNA (adenine(1518)-N(6)/adenine(1519)-N(6))-dimethyltransferase RsmA, with the protein MSEYQHRARKRFGQNFLHDAGVIDRILRAIRAKEDERLLEIGPGQGAITEGLLGSGAQLDVIELDLDLIPILQGKFGDNPRFRLNQGDALKFDFARLEAAPRSLRVVGNLPYNISTPLIFHLLDNAPLIRDMHFMLQKEVVERMAAGPGGGDWGRLSIMVQYHCRVEHLFNVGPGAFNPPPKVDSAIVRLVPHETLPHPAKDHRLLERVVREAFNQRRKTLRNTLKQLLPAEAIEAASVDGSLRPEQLDLAAFVRLADQLALQPSVAAD; encoded by the coding sequence ATGTCCGAATACCAACACCGCGCGCGCAAGCGCTTTGGCCAGAACTTCCTGCATGATGCCGGGGTGATCGACCGCATCCTGCGCGCCATTCGCGCCAAGGAAGACGAACGCCTGCTGGAAATCGGCCCAGGCCAGGGTGCCATTACCGAAGGGTTGCTCGGCAGCGGTGCGCAGCTCGACGTGATCGAACTCGACCTCGATCTGATCCCCATCCTGCAAGGCAAGTTCGGCGACAATCCGCGCTTTCGCCTGAATCAGGGCGACGCGCTGAAATTCGACTTCGCCCGCCTCGAAGCGGCGCCGCGCAGCCTGCGCGTGGTCGGCAACCTGCCCTACAACATTTCCACGCCGCTGATTTTCCATCTGCTGGACAACGCGCCACTGATTCGCGACATGCACTTCATGCTGCAAAAGGAAGTGGTCGAGCGCATGGCCGCCGGCCCGGGCGGTGGCGATTGGGGGCGGCTGTCGATTATGGTGCAGTACCACTGCCGCGTGGAGCATCTGTTCAACGTCGGCCCCGGCGCCTTCAACCCGCCGCCCAAGGTGGACTCGGCCATCGTCCGCCTGGTGCCGCATGAAACCCTGCCGCATCCGGCCAAGGACCATCGCCTGCTCGAACGCGTGGTGCGTGAGGCCTTCAACCAGCGCCGCAAGACCCTGCGCAACACGCTCAAGCAGCTGCTGCCCGCCGAGGCCATCGAGGCTGCCAGTGTCGATGGCAGCCTGCGCCCCGAACAGCTGGATCTGGCTGCCTTCGTCCGCCTGGCCGACCAGTTGGCCCTGCAGCCCTCGGTTGCGGCGGACTAA
- the apaG gene encoding Co2+/Mg2+ efflux protein ApaG, which produces MSDPRYQIDVSVTTRYLAAQSQPEQNRYAFSYTITIVNNGELPAQLLSRHWIITDGDGRVQEVRGAGVIGQQPHIDPGASHTYSSGTVMATQVGTMQGSYQMLAEDGKRFDATIAPFRLAVPGALH; this is translated from the coding sequence ATGTCCGACCCTCGTTATCAGATCGACGTCAGCGTTACCACCCGCTACCTGGCTGCGCAATCGCAACCGGAGCAGAACCGCTACGCGTTCTCCTACACCATCACGATCGTCAACAACGGCGAGCTACCGGCGCAACTGCTGTCGCGTCACTGGATCATCACCGACGGCGATGGCCGCGTGCAGGAAGTCCGGGGCGCCGGGGTGATCGGCCAGCAACCGCATATCGACCCCGGCGCCAGCCACACCTACAGCAGCGGTACGGTTATGGCCACGCAGGTCGGCACCATGCAGGGCAGCTACCAGATGCTCGCCGAGGACGGCAAACGCTTCGACGCAACCATCGCGCCCTTCCGCCTGGCTGTGCCGGGGGCCCTTCACTGA